The Scyliorhinus torazame isolate Kashiwa2021f chromosome 17, sScyTor2.1, whole genome shotgun sequence genome includes a window with the following:
- the LOC140393506 gene encoding LOW QUALITY PROTEIN: hyaluronidase PH-20-like (The sequence of the model RefSeq protein was modified relative to this genomic sequence to represent the inferred CDS: inserted 1 base in 1 codon) produces MDPSNLLGIFRGCINGLVIFWHLLHIPVCSGQPQLKTALPLKRNIPFLAMWNAPTDLCTRKFGVTFDLTSFPMVSTTRRSPFQQDVRIFFNRMIGLYPHYDEVTGQEFNGGIPQQLKMDEHLRKAEQDVRELIPSNKSRGLAVIDWENWRPLWSRNWHHKLIYRRQSIELVQQKDLSLTPQRAAEIAKAQFEEAAKKIILKSLQLGKQLRPNQLWGYYLFPNCYNYMHKNRNTTYTGVCPSHAISQNNELLWLWQESTALYPSIYLSKMFRSSDNAKLFVQNRVQEAMRVAALYKENYSLPVYPYTRIVYRNSLNETLSEANLISTIGESASLGAAGIVVWESTNSTKNKHTCTMLQGLVDTLLNRYVLNVTHAARLCSRALCRHKGRCLRKNWESSDYLHLNPNNFKIRRKNNGRLTVLGQASLKDLEYMAEKFTCQCYVGKNCDSXFPHSLTQINFNKPAIPSSRN; encoded by the exons ATGGACCCATCCAACCTTTTAGGAATTTTCAGAGGCTGCATTAATGGTTTGGTCATTTTTTGGCACCTCTTGCACATCCCAGTTTGCTCTGGCCAGCCGCAACTGAAGACTGCACTCCCGCTGAAGAGGAACATTCCATTCCTCGCGATGTGGAATGCACCGACGGATCTTTGCACGAGGAAGTTCGGAGTGACTTTCGACCTAACGTCTTTTCCAATGGTGTCTACCACACGGCGAAGTCCATTTCAGCAGGACGTTAGAATCTTCTTCAATCGTATGATTGGTCTCTATCCTCACTATGACGAGGTGACGGGTCAGGAGTTCAATGGCGGCATCCCACAGCAGCTTAAAATGGATGAGCACTTGCGAAAGGCTGAGCAGGATGTCCGGGAGTTAATCCCATCCAACAAGTCCCGAGGGTTGGCCGTTATTGACTGGGAAAACTGGAGGCCCCTCTGGAGCCGGAACTGGCACCACAAGTTAATCTACCGTCGCCAGTCCATTGAGTTAGTTCAGCAGAAGGACCTCTCCTTAACACCCCAAAGGGCAGCTGAAATTGCCAAGGCTCAATTTGAAGAAGCTGCGAAAAAAATTATATTGAAGTCCCTGCAACTGGGAAAGCAATTAAGACCGAACCAATTATGGGGATATTACTTGTTCCCCAATTGTTACAACTATATGCACAAGAACAGGAATACAACATACACAGGGGTGTGTCCATCACATGCAATATCACAGAACAATGAACTCCTCTGGTTATGGCAAGAAAGCACAGCCCTTTACCCAAGTATTTATCTGTCGAAAATGTTCAGGTCCTCTGACAATGCAAAGCTTTTTGTACAGAATCGTGTCCAAGAGGCGATGAGGGTTGCAGCGCTCTACAAGGAGAACTATTCTCTCCCCGTCTATCCTTACACCAGGATAGTCTACCGTAATTCGCTGAATGAAACCCTCTCTGAG GCCAATCTGATCAGTACAATTGGAGAAAGTGCATCTCTTGGAGCAGCTGGGATCGTTGTTTGGGAAAGCACAAACTCAACTAAAAATAAA CATACCTGCACAATGTTGCAGGGTCTCGTCGACACGCTCCTGAATCGCTACGTATTGAATGTCACGCATGCGGCGAGACTATGCAGCAGAGCGCTGTGTCGACACAAGGGCAGGTGTTTACGGAAGAACTGGGAGTCCAGCGACTACCTGCACTTGAACCCAAACAACTTCAAGATACGCAGGAAAAACAACGGGCGTCTTACAGTATTGGGCCAAGCGTCCCTGAAGGATCTCGAGTACATGGCAGAGAAATTCACCTGCCAGTGTTACGTTGGGAAAAACTGTGACT CGTTCCCGCATTCACTGACACAGATAAACTTTAATAAACCTGCAATACCTTCTTCAAGAAATTAA